In one window of Rhizobium oryzihabitans DNA:
- a CDS encoding DUF982 domain-containing protein has translation MLINRTEPCHHASWMKPVAIHLPLCVAVEIYSPLVALDMLMYRWPEEHGPEYEEARRNCLDAIAGKCDIEKARESFLVASSHAHILNIH, from the coding sequence ATGCTGATAAACAGAACGGAGCCGTGTCACCACGCCTCGTGGATGAAGCCGGTAGCGATCCATCTGCCGCTTTGCGTAGCGGTGGAGATTTACAGCCCTCTGGTGGCGCTGGACATGTTGATGTACCGCTGGCCCGAGGAACATGGCCCGGAATATGAGGAAGCGCGCAGGAACTGCCTCGATGCGATCGCCGGAAAATGCGATATCGAAAAAGCGCGGGAATCGTTTCTCGTCGCAAGCAGTCACGCGCATATCCTGAACATCCACTAA
- a CDS encoding (R)-mandelonitrile lyase, translated as MNTKSMITAAMALGATTAFAEPDRAITVTRFGNEATTMGSPDYFTGSVKVQSRFQTPPPARVGGGLVSFEPAARTAWHTHPLGQTLIVTEGEGRVQHWDGDIQEIGPGDVVWIPPGVKHWHGASPEYGMSHIAVAEALDGKTVEWMEHVTDEQYAKTDGGMD; from the coding sequence ATGAACACAAAATCGATGATCACCGCCGCCATGGCCCTTGGCGCCACGACTGCTTTTGCCGAACCGGACCGTGCCATAACGGTGACCCGTTTCGGCAATGAGGCGACGACTATGGGGTCGCCGGACTATTTTACCGGTTCCGTCAAGGTGCAGTCACGCTTCCAGACCCCACCGCCCGCTCGCGTCGGCGGGGGTCTCGTCTCCTTCGAACCCGCCGCCCGCACCGCGTGGCATACACATCCTCTGGGTCAGACACTGATCGTGACGGAGGGTGAGGGCCGCGTCCAGCACTGGGATGGCGACATTCAGGAAATCGGACCCGGAGACGTCGTCTGGATCCCTCCGGGCGTCAAACACTGGCACGGCGCATCACCGGAATACGGGATGTCGCATATCGCCGTGGCGGAAGCCCTTGATGGAAAGACCGTCGAGTGGATGGAACACGTGACCGACGAGCAATACGCCAAGACGGATGGAGGCATGGATTGA
- a CDS encoding ETC complex I subunit: MSAKIYRPAKTAMQSGKAKTNVWVLEFDAEVPRKIDPIMGYTSTSDMKQQVKLTFETQEQAEAYAQRKGIEYRVIQPKEATRKVVSYTDNFRFNRTQPWTH; encoded by the coding sequence ATGTCTGCGAAGATTTACCGCCCTGCAAAAACCGCCATGCAATCCGGCAAGGCGAAAACCAATGTCTGGGTTCTGGAATTCGACGCCGAAGTTCCGCGCAAGATCGATCCGATCATGGGATACACGTCCACCTCCGACATGAAGCAGCAGGTCAAGCTGACATTCGAGACGCAGGAACAGGCCGAAGCCTATGCGCAGCGCAAGGGCATCGAATACCGCGTCATCCAGCCGAAGGAAGCGACCCGCAAGGTGGTTTCCTATACCGACAATTTCCGTTTCAACCGCACCCAGCCCTGGACGCACTGA
- a CDS encoding cold-shock protein, with the protein MADRMSSKTIVDVEDLSGDAVDLVEITGVVKWFDVAKGFGFIVPDNGIQDVLLHVSCLRRDGYQTILEGTRIVALIQRRDRGFQAFRILSMDQSTAVHPSQLPPVRTHVQVTPSSGLERAIVKWFNRTKGFGFLTRGEGTEDIFVHMETLRRFGLTELRPGQVVLVRYGDGDKGLMAAEIHPDNPAPIGMSH; encoded by the coding sequence ATGGCTGATAGGATGTCATCGAAAACGATAGTCGATGTCGAGGACCTTTCGGGCGATGCCGTGGACCTGGTCGAGATCACCGGCGTCGTGAAATGGTTCGACGTCGCCAAGGGCTTCGGCTTCATCGTGCCCGATAACGGCATTCAGGACGTGCTGCTGCATGTCTCCTGCCTGCGCCGCGACGGATACCAGACCATTCTCGAAGGAACCCGCATCGTCGCCCTCATCCAGCGGCGCGACCGGGGCTTTCAGGCTTTCCGCATCCTGTCGATGGATCAGTCGACTGCCGTTCACCCCTCGCAGCTGCCGCCGGTGCGCACCCATGTGCAGGTCACACCCTCGAGCGGGCTTGAGCGCGCCATCGTCAAGTGGTTCAACCGCACCAAGGGTTTCGGCTTCCTGACGCGTGGCGAAGGAACCGAGGATATTTTCGTGCATATGGAAACGCTGCGTCGTTTCGGCCTGACGGAACTGCGCCCCGGCCAGGTGGTGCTGGTGCGTTATGGTGATGGCGATAAGGGTTTGATGGCGGCGGAAATCCATCCCGATAATCCTGCCCCGATCGGGATGTCCCACTGA
- a CDS encoding DUF4405 domain-containing protein: MNGVLRFRLVLDLIAVGLIIACLAYWWLDNLSHELFGAALFTLVIVHNVFNRRWYGGVTKRRLDAVRIVNLVTIASLAIAMTIMLVTSLLISRDLLPFTSMGGAFAVREIHMFAGYWVLLIIAIHLGTRWQVVMSVGRGLVGVSDASSFRTAILRLMSLAVAVWGIRSSFEMAFGRKLMLSYSLDMWDFNESTLEFFVNYASIVGLYAAITHYGLRLISMRSGAPAR; the protein is encoded by the coding sequence ATGAACGGCGTCCTGCGGTTTCGTCTGGTGCTCGATCTCATCGCCGTCGGTCTGATTATTGCCTGCCTTGCCTATTGGTGGCTCGACAATCTCTCGCATGAACTGTTCGGGGCGGCGCTTTTCACGCTGGTCATCGTCCACAACGTCTTCAATCGTCGCTGGTATGGCGGCGTGACGAAACGGAGGCTGGATGCCGTCCGCATTGTCAATCTGGTGACGATTGCAAGCCTTGCAATCGCGATGACGATCATGCTCGTGACCAGCCTGCTGATATCCCGCGACCTCTTGCCCTTCACTTCGATGGGCGGCGCTTTCGCCGTCCGGGAAATCCATATGTTTGCGGGATACTGGGTTCTGCTCATCATCGCCATCCATCTCGGGACGCGCTGGCAGGTGGTGATGAGCGTCGGCCGTGGACTGGTTGGCGTTTCAGACGCGAGTTCCTTTCGGACCGCCATTCTGCGGCTGATGTCGCTCGCAGTGGCGGTTTGGGGAATAAGAAGCTCTTTCGAGATGGCGTTCGGGCGGAAGTTGATGCTGAGCTATTCGCTGGACATGTGGGATTTCAACGAGTCGACGCTCGAATTTTTCGTGAATTATGCCTCGATAGTCGGCTTGTATGCCGCCATCACCCATTACGGCTTGAGGCTGATTTCCATGCGCTCCGGAGCGCCGGCAAGGTAA
- a CDS encoding cytochrome P460 family protein: protein MQMAGAAAFVTSAVFLVGMQVRAEPTRATMPDIGKLIHYTTVERGEVTEHIMTTREAIEAVKRGDPIPNGTHVALVDYRGGKVFRYFIMEKGEGWGQDYDENRRTADWQFQWFKPDGTINMEENTARCQRCHTSRSDRDFLYTFNDMRRFELK, encoded by the coding sequence ATGCAGATGGCGGGCGCCGCCGCCTTCGTAACAAGCGCCGTATTCCTCGTCGGCATGCAGGTCCGCGCCGAGCCGACCCGTGCGACGATGCCTGACATCGGCAAGCTCATACACTATACGACGGTGGAGCGGGGTGAGGTTACCGAGCATATCATGACCACCCGCGAGGCGATCGAGGCCGTCAAGCGCGGCGATCCCATTCCCAACGGCACCCACGTGGCGCTCGTCGACTATCGCGGCGGCAAGGTCTTCCGTTATTTCATCATGGAGAAAGGCGAGGGCTGGGGACAGGACTACGACGAGAACCGCCGCACCGCCGACTGGCAGTTCCAGTGGTTCAAGCCGGATGGCACGATCAACATGGAGGAGAACACCGCCCGCTGTCAGCGCTGTCACACCTCACGGTCCGACAGGGACTTTCTCTACACGTTCAACGACATGCGCCGGTTCGAACTGAAATGA
- a CDS encoding alpha/beta hydrolase gives MTTTQAAAADYRQNPFTLAYDGAITKNEPGKVNIHPVTYRLNSLDIVANVYTPANYDPGKTYPAIVLAHPNGGVKEQTTGLYAQRLAERGFITISADAAYQGGSGGTPRSVDKPQNRIEDIHGMADFISGFPGVDTARLGLLGICGGGGYSLAAAKTDKRFRAVATLSMFNSGRVRRNGFKDSQMDTIQKRLQQASLARAQEAAGGDVLYAGDANLTDAQIEALPFDLYRQGYHYYWRTNAHPGSTFKYTMSSLMDLMRWDATDELELIDVPLLMIAGSEADTLYLTEDAFAKATGTKDKELFLIRGAKHIETYWVPEYVQAALDKLTPFFGRTLA, from the coding sequence ATGACGACGACCCAAGCTGCCGCAGCCGACTACAGGCAGAACCCTTTCACGCTTGCTTATGATGGGGCGATCACCAAAAACGAACCCGGCAAGGTGAACATCCACCCGGTGACATACAGGCTGAACAGCCTCGACATCGTCGCCAACGTCTATACTCCGGCCAATTACGATCCCGGCAAGACGTATCCTGCCATCGTGCTTGCGCATCCGAATGGCGGCGTGAAGGAGCAGACGACCGGCCTCTACGCCCAGCGTCTGGCCGAACGGGGCTTTATCACCATTTCGGCCGATGCCGCCTATCAGGGTGGCAGCGGCGGCACGCCACGCAGCGTCGACAAGCCCCAGAACCGCATCGAGGACATCCACGGGATGGCGGACTTCATCAGCGGCTTCCCCGGCGTGGATACGGCGCGTCTGGGGCTGCTCGGCATCTGCGGCGGTGGCGGTTACTCGCTGGCGGCGGCCAAGACCGACAAGCGTTTTAGGGCGGTGGCGACGCTCAGCATGTTCAACTCCGGGCGCGTGCGCCGCAACGGCTTCAAGGACAGCCAGATGGATACGATCCAGAAGCGGCTGCAGCAGGCCTCTTTGGCCCGGGCGCAGGAAGCGGCCGGTGGCGACGTTCTTTATGCCGGCGACGCGAACCTCACGGATGCGCAGATCGAGGCTCTGCCCTTCGATCTCTATCGGCAGGGCTATCACTACTACTGGCGAACCAACGCGCATCCGGGCTCGACCTTCAAATATACGATGAGCAGCCTGATGGACCTGATGCGCTGGGATGCGACGGACGAACTCGAACTCATCGACGTTCCGCTGTTGATGATTGCCGGTAGTGAAGCAGACACGCTTTACCTAACGGAAGATGCTTTCGCCAAGGCTACCGGCACGAAGGACAAGGAACTCTTCCTGATCAGGGGCGCAAAGCATATCGAGACCTATTGGGTGCCCGAATATGTGCAGGCGGCGCTTGACAAGCTCACACCGTTCTTCGGCCGGACGCTGGCCTAA
- a CDS encoding carboxymuconolactone decarboxylase family protein — protein sequence MTNAQTATPSAQPEKQQTRAQQLMGDTAPKLAELTDGVLYSDIWERPEISKRDRSLVTITALIALNRPDQLRSHIRLGLQNGLTKEEIVETITHMAFYSGWPSGVSAVAVAKDVFAEK from the coding sequence ATGACAAACGCCCAGACAGCAACGCCTTCGGCACAGCCGGAAAAGCAGCAGACGCGCGCCCAGCAATTGATGGGCGATACCGCACCGAAACTGGCCGAACTCACCGACGGGGTTCTCTACAGCGACATATGGGAACGCCCCGAAATATCCAAACGTGACCGAAGCCTCGTGACAATCACGGCGCTGATCGCGCTCAATCGTCCTGACCAGCTTCGCTCCCATATCCGTCTCGGCCTGCAGAACGGGCTGACGAAGGAGGAGATCGTCGAAACCATCACCCATATGGCTTTTTATTCGGGCTGGCCGAGCGGCGTTTCCGCAGTCGCGGTCGCCAAAGATGTGTTTGCGGAGAAATAA
- a CDS encoding ceramide glucosyltransferase: protein METVFALCAILLLAFNLLGIVLAGWRLTRRDTENALVRQKPPVSLVVPLRGVENFTPLTLSRAFELDWPDYELLFCVADELDPVIEEVRKASAASPAVSAQLLIGDDRISANPKLNNCVKGWRAARHEWVILADSNVLMPPSYIATMMSAWRPDSGLVCSPPLGSRPTGFWAHVECAFLNGSQGRWQYAAEAIGMGFAQGKSMLWNKPFLEEHGGIRALAAEIAEDAASTKLVRNAGRSVHLVSAPFEQPLGQRHAGEIWSRQTRWARLRRVTFPQYFAPEILTGALPPLLFALAAALAADVDLSVTAIAVLTIMYGPELALTALNRWPVSLYTLPAMIARDVIMPFVWGRSWIGSAVAWRGNVMTIGTAESTLAGPSAD, encoded by the coding sequence ATGGAAACTGTTTTTGCCCTTTGCGCAATTCTGCTCCTCGCCTTCAATCTTCTCGGGATTGTTCTCGCCGGCTGGCGCCTGACAAGACGTGACACGGAAAACGCACTTGTTCGGCAAAAACCGCCGGTCTCGCTGGTAGTGCCGCTGCGTGGCGTGGAAAACTTCACACCGTTGACACTCTCGCGCGCCTTTGAGCTCGACTGGCCGGATTACGAGCTGCTGTTCTGCGTTGCCGACGAACTCGATCCCGTGATCGAGGAAGTGCGCAAAGCCAGCGCCGCCTCGCCTGCGGTTTCAGCGCAATTGCTCATCGGTGATGACCGCATCAGCGCCAATCCGAAACTGAACAATTGCGTGAAAGGCTGGCGCGCCGCCCGCCACGAATGGGTCATTCTGGCCGATTCGAACGTGCTGATGCCGCCATCCTATATCGCGACCATGATGTCAGCCTGGCGGCCGGATAGCGGGCTTGTCTGCTCGCCGCCGCTCGGCTCCCGCCCGACGGGCTTCTGGGCCCATGTCGAGTGCGCTTTCCTCAACGGCTCACAGGGCCGCTGGCAATATGCGGCCGAAGCGATCGGCATGGGTTTTGCGCAGGGCAAATCGATGTTGTGGAACAAGCCGTTCCTGGAAGAGCATGGCGGCATTCGCGCGCTTGCCGCTGAAATCGCCGAGGACGCCGCCTCGACGAAGCTGGTCAGAAATGCCGGCCGCAGCGTGCACCTGGTCTCCGCCCCCTTCGAACAGCCGCTCGGCCAGCGTCATGCCGGCGAGATCTGGTCGCGGCAGACCCGCTGGGCGCGGCTGCGGCGCGTGACCTTCCCGCAATATTTCGCCCCGGAAATCCTCACCGGCGCGCTGCCCCCGCTCCTCTTCGCGCTCGCCGCCGCCCTTGCCGCGGACGTCGATCTTAGCGTCACCGCCATCGCCGTTCTCACCATCATGTACGGCCCGGAGCTGGCGCTCACAGCACTCAACCGGTGGCCGGTCTCTCTTTATACCCTGCCGGCCATGATCGCGCGCGACGTGATCATGCCCTTTGTCTGGGGGCGCAGCTGGATCGGCAGCGCGGTCGCATGGCGCGGCAATGTCATGACGATCGGCACAGCCGAGAGCACTTTGGCCGGACCATCAGCGGACTGA
- a CDS encoding BON domain-containing protein, whose product MFNLSGIQESFFGDRMAGVCQAITSALAFETGLEKSRISAIVENDVIYLEGTADSVEAIDIAINLAASISNCRILSHIEPVY is encoded by the coding sequence ATGTTCAATTTGTCAGGCATTCAGGAAAGCTTCTTCGGAGACCGCATGGCTGGCGTATGTCAGGCGATCACCTCTGCCCTGGCCTTCGAAACGGGACTTGAGAAGTCGCGTATTTCCGCAATCGTCGAAAATGACGTGATCTATCTGGAAGGCACGGCCGATTCGGTCGAGGCGATCGATATTGCCATCAACCTTGCCGCCTCCATCTCCAATTGCCGGATTTTGAGCCATATCGAGCCGGTATACTGA
- a CDS encoding DUF192 domain-containing protein yields the protein MTALFRTVMKSAVLALLFFTFAGVAQAQQQNFRSEPLTIESAAGKSHDFVAELALNNAQREQGLMFRKSMPLENGMLFDFGQERDVAMWMRNTLIPLDMLFIARDGRITHIHENAVPHSEAIISSRGVVKFVLELNGGIAKRYGIKPGDMVRSAQIGNRK from the coding sequence ATGACCGCCTTGTTTCGCACAGTGATGAAGAGCGCCGTTCTGGCGCTTCTTTTTTTCACCTTCGCAGGCGTCGCCCAAGCCCAGCAGCAGAATTTCAGATCCGAGCCGCTGACGATCGAAAGCGCCGCCGGGAAAAGCCATGACTTCGTTGCGGAACTTGCCCTCAACAACGCCCAGCGCGAACAGGGGCTGATGTTTCGCAAATCAATGCCACTTGAAAACGGCATGCTGTTCGATTTTGGCCAAGAGCGGGACGTGGCTATGTGGATGAGGAATACCCTTATTCCACTCGATATGCTGTTCATCGCCCGGGACGGCCGAATCACCCATATCCACGAAAACGCGGTTCCCCATTCGGAAGCGATCATCAGCTCCCGCGGAGTGGTAAAATTTGTGCTTGAACTGAATGGCGGCATTGCGAAGCGTTATGGCATCAAGCCTGGCGACATGGTGCGCAGTGCTCAGATCGGCAACCGGAAATAA
- a CDS encoding alpha/beta hydrolase, producing the protein MPRIFTKTISVFIFSAIAASSSVAFAQTATKAEPFVIEQQGSFAVGGTVSSKPGTYNNNAPTAEGQTLHGDHAYVFHQVPQNPKPLPIVMLHGAFQSGRSWETTPDGREGFQNIFLRRGYSTYLVDQPRRGRAGNSTVATTIEPTPYDQLFFDQFRIGKWPNYFDNAQFSRDPAALDQFLRSVTPNTGPYDAKLISDAMSALFTKTGPGILFTHSQAGGPGWLTAIKNPNVKGIVALEPGSGFIFPEGEVPAEMPSAAGTLKAEAVPVADFEKLTRLPIVIYYGDNFPTEPTTERGQDNWRVRLAMAKLWVETVNKHGGDAALVHLPEIGIKGGTHFLMSDQNNVEIADQISKFLADKKLD; encoded by the coding sequence ATGCCAAGAATTTTTACCAAAACCATTTCAGTCTTCATATTTTCCGCCATTGCCGCGTCTTCGAGCGTCGCGTTTGCGCAGACCGCGACAAAGGCCGAGCCGTTTGTCATTGAGCAGCAGGGCAGCTTCGCGGTTGGCGGCACGGTGTCGAGCAAGCCCGGCACCTATAATAACAACGCGCCGACGGCCGAAGGCCAGACGCTGCATGGCGACCATGCCTATGTGTTCCATCAGGTTCCACAAAACCCGAAGCCGCTGCCGATCGTCATGCTGCATGGCGCATTTCAGTCGGGACGGAGCTGGGAGACGACGCCTGACGGTCGCGAAGGTTTTCAGAATATCTTCCTGCGCCGTGGCTACTCCACCTACCTCGTCGACCAGCCGCGCCGAGGTCGCGCGGGCAACAGCACGGTCGCAACGACGATCGAGCCGACGCCCTACGACCAGCTGTTCTTCGACCAGTTCCGCATCGGCAAGTGGCCGAACTATTTTGACAACGCGCAATTCTCCCGTGATCCGGCAGCGCTCGACCAGTTCCTGCGCTCGGTCACGCCGAACACCGGGCCATACGACGCCAAGCTGATTTCGGATGCCATGTCGGCACTTTTTACCAAAACAGGACCCGGCATCCTGTTCACCCATTCGCAGGCAGGTGGTCCCGGCTGGCTGACGGCCATCAAGAACCCGAATGTGAAGGGCATCGTGGCGCTGGAGCCCGGCAGTGGTTTCATCTTCCCGGAAGGTGAGGTGCCTGCTGAAATGCCGAGTGCCGCCGGCACGCTGAAGGCTGAGGCCGTGCCTGTTGCCGACTTCGAGAAGCTGACACGCCTGCCGATCGTCATTTATTACGGCGACAATTTCCCGACCGAACCGACCACGGAGCGTGGACAGGACAACTGGCGTGTAAGGCTGGCCATGGCGAAGCTGTGGGTGGAGACAGTCAATAAGCATGGCGGCGATGCAGCGCTTGTCCACCTGCCGGAGATCGGCATCAAGGGCGGCACGCATTTCCTGATGTCGGACCAGAACAATGTCGAGATTGCCGACCAGATCTCGAAGTTCCTCGCCGACAAGAAGCTGGACTGA